The stretch of DNA CGCGTCGCCGAGGTCGAGCACCGCGCCGTCCGGGTCGCGCACCGGACCGTGCGGCAGGCCGTGGCCGACCTCCGCGATGCGCGAGCCGCGCACCCGCACCCAGCCCGGGCGCAGCACGGCGTCGGGCACGACGACGGCCGCGGCGGTGAGCAGGAGGTCCATGGCGGCCGACACGCTAGCCCACGGGCGCGCAGCGCCCGGGCGGCCGCGTAGGCGGGAGGCCCGCGGCGGACGCGGGCGTCGACGTGGGACGCGGCGCCTACCCTGGGCGGCGTGCCCAGCCCGCGAGTCCCGGCGACACCGGTGCGCCACCTCGTGCGCGCCCGCGACCTCGCCGACGCGCGCTACGCCGAGCGGCTCACCGTGGACGACCTCGCGGCCGCCGCGTGCCTGTCCCGCGCGCACTTCAGCCGCGAGTTCCGCCGCGCGTTCGGCGAGTCGCCCTACTCCTACCTGCTCACGCGGCGGCTCGAGCGCGCGGCGTCGCTGCTGCGCAGCACCGACTGGTCGGTGGCCGACATCTGCATGCGCGTGGGGCTGACGAGCGTCGGCTCGTTCACGACCAGCTTCCGCCGCGCCTACGGCCGGACGCCGACGCAGTACCGGGCCTCGTTCCCGCCCGCGGCCGCGCTGGCGATGATCCCCGGCTGCGTGCTGCGCGCCTACGGCCGCCCGGTGCGCAACAGCACGATCGGAGAAGACCGGGCCTCGTGAGGCCGCCTACGGTCGGGGTCACGCCACCACCGAGGAGGACCGCATGCTGGCACTGTCGACCACCCAGGTCTGGGTGCACGACCAGGACGAGGCGCTCTCGTTCTGGACCGAGAAGGTCGGGTTCGAGGTCAAGGAGGACGTCACGGTCGCCGAGCTCGGCAACTTCCGCTGGCTCACCGTGGGCCCGCCCGGCGAGAGCGGGACCGCGATCGTGCTCATGGCGATCCCCGGCCCGCCCGTGATGGACGACGCCACCAAGGCGCAGGTGCAGGACATCGTGGCCAAGGGGTTCGCGACCGGCCTGTTCTTCACGACCGACGACGCGATGGCCGCCTACGAGCGCCTCGCGGCCCAGGGCGTCGACGTCGGCGACGCGCCCGTCCAGCAGCCCTACGGGATCGACTTCGGCTTCCGCGACCCGTCCGGCAACAACTACCGGGTCGCGCAGCGGATGCCGATGCGCTGAGCGGTCACCGGCCGGGTGGCCGGCGTGGGCCCGCCCTCAGCGGCGGGCCCACGACCCGGGCAGCGGGCCGCCGTACCAGTGCTCCACGAGGCGCCGGGCGATGGAGATCGCGGGCGGGATCCGCACCGTGCCGTCCTCGCAGCCGGCGAGCATCTCCTCGCGCGTGAACCAGCGGACCTCGGTGATCTCCGTGCCGTCCGGGCGCGGCTCGGGCGACCCGGGCGCGAGCCTCGCGTGGTACCCGAGCATGAGGCTCGAGGGGAACGGCCACGGCTGCGATCCCAGGTAGTCGAGGCGGTCGACGAGGACGCCGGCCTCCTCCTGCATCTCGCGCACCACGGTGAGCTCGGCGGACTCCCCCGCCTCCACGAACCCGGCGAGCGTGGAGAAGAACCCGTCCGGCCACTCGGCGCGGCGGCCGAGCAGGGCGCGGTCGTCGTCGTCGCGGACGAGCACGATGACGGCGGGGTCGGACCGCGGGAAGTGCTGGCTGCCGTCGTCCGGGCAGCGCCGCGACCAGCCCGCCTGCGCGGGCTCGGTCGCCGCGCCGCAGCGGGGGCAGCGGGGGTGCGCGTCGTGCCAGTGCGCGAGCGCCACCGCCGCCACGAGCAGGCCCGCGTCGAGGTCGCCGAGCGCCGCGCCCACCTCGCGCAGGCCCTCCCAGCGCACGTCCCCGTCGGCCCCGGCCGGCGCCTCGGGCGGCTCGGCGTCGGGCCGCAGCAGCAGGGCGACGTGCGCGACGTCGTCGTGCACGGCGAGCAGCACGCGCACGCCGTCGTCCCCCGCCTCGTGCGGGCCCACCAGCACCAGCCCGGCGCTGCCGCGCGCCGGCTCCGGGGCGCCGTCGGCAGGAGGGACCTCGGTGCGGACCCGGGCCTTGCCCCGGTGCAGCACCAGCACCCGGGTGGCCGGGTCGCGCCAGGCCTGCTCGAACCAGGCGTCGTCCTCGCGCCGCTCGGCCGCGCGGTCGATCCCGCCGCGCGCGAGGGTCAGCGACGCGAGCAGTCCGGAGTCGGGCACGTCAGCGGCTCCACGTGGCCGGCAGGTCCGACCACAGGTAGGCGGTGGCCTCGGCGCCCTTGAGCAGGAACTCGAGGTCGCCCTTCTCGTTGGGCGCGTGGATGCGGTCGTCGGGCAGGCCGACGCCGAGGAACACGACGGGCACCTCGAGGATCGACGCCAGCGCGGCCTGCGGGCCGCTGCCGCCCTCGCGCGTGTAGAGCACCTCCTGGTCGAACGCCCGCTGCATCGAGCGGGTGACGCTCTGGAGGGCGGGGTGGTCCAGCGGGGTGAGGAACGGGCCGACGCCGGCGCGCTCGTAGCGCGGGGTCACCTCGATGCCCTCGGGGATCGTGCCCTCCTCGCGCAGCAGGGCCAGCCAGGCGTCGAACGCGGGGCGCACGTCGGCCGGGTCCTGCGCGGCGACGAGGCGGAACGACAGCTTCGCGTGCGCCTCGGCCGGGATGATCGTCTTGCCGCCAGGCCCGGTGTAGCCGCCCCACAGGCCGTTCACCTCGGCGGTCGGCCGCGCCCACACCCGCTCGAGCGTGGTGAAGCCGGCCTCGCCGTGGGTGGCCGTGGACTGCGCGTCGACGAGCCAGGTGGCCTCGTCGAAGGGCAGCCGGGCCAGCAGCTCGCGCTCGCGCTCGGTGAGCGCGACGACCTTGTCGTAGAAGCCCGGCAGCGTGACGTGCCCGTTCCCGTCGTGCAGCCGCGCGACCATGCGGGCGAGCACGGTCACCGGGTTGGGCACCGCTCCCCCGAACGAGCCGGAGTGCAGGTCGCCGCCCGGGCCCTTCACGTCGACCTCGACCTCGACCATGCCGCGCATGCCGACGCACACGGAGATCGCGTCACGGGAGAACACCCCGGTGTCGCTCACCACGACCACGTCGCAGCGCAGCCGCTCGCGGTTGTCGCGCAGCAGCGCGGAGAAGTGGATCGAGCCGGACTCCTCCTCGCCCTCCACGAGCAGCTTGAGGTTGACCGCGGGCGAGGTGCGGCCGGTCGTGGCCAGGTGCGCGGCGAGCCCGAGGACGTGGAAGTAGACCTGACCCTTGTCGTCGATCGCCCCGCGGCCCACCAGCTCCTCGCCGTACGGCGTCGAGCGCACGAGCGGCTCGAACGGCGTCGTCTCCCACAGCTCGACCGGGTCGGCGGGCTGCACGTCGTGGTGGCCGTAGACCAGCACGGTCGGCGCGTCGGGGTCCTCGCTGGGCCACTCGGCGTAGACCGCGGGCAGCCCCGGCGTCGGCCACACCTCGACGGTGGGGAACCCGGCGCGCACCAGGCGCTGGGCCAGCCAGTCGGCGCTGCGGGCGACCTCGCCGGCGTGCGCCGGGTCGGCGCTGATGCTGGGGATGCGCAGCCAGTCGGAGAGCTCCTCGACCAGCTGCGCGCGGTGCTCGGCCACGTACGCGCGGACGGCGGGGTCGGGGGCGGTGGACGGGGAGGCAGCGGCGTCGGTGCTCACAGCCGCGACCCTACGACGCCCCCGGTCACCGCGCTGCGGACGCCCGTGTCCGGAGCACGGCGCGGGAGCGAGGAGCACCTCCGGACGCGTGCGAGGATTCCCCGGGAGTCCAGGGACGAGCGGCAGGACGGCGTACAGGTGGCGGACGGCACGGGTCGGCAGCGGTTCATCGGTCAGCTGACCGGCGTGCGGTTCGTGGCCGCGGCGTGGGTGATGCTCTACCACTTCCAGGGGGCCATCGCGACGGCCGGCCTGATGGTGCCG from Frankiales bacterium encodes:
- a CDS encoding AraC family transcriptional regulator, which gives rise to MPSPRVPATPVRHLVRARDLADARYAERLTVDDLAAAACLSRAHFSREFRRAFGESPYSYLLTRRLERAASLLRSTDWSVADICMRVGLTSVGSFTTSFRRAYGRTPTQYRASFPPAAALAMIPGCVLRAYGRPVRNSTIGEDRAS
- a CDS encoding VOC family protein, with protein sequence MLALSTTQVWVHDQDEALSFWTEKVGFEVKEDVTVAELGNFRWLTVGPPGESGTAIVLMAIPGPPVMDDATKAQVQDIVAKGFATGLFFTTDDAMAAYERLAAQGVDVGDAPVQQPYGIDFGFRDPSGNNYRVAQRMPMR
- the nudC gene encoding NAD(+) diphosphatase yields the protein MPDSGLLASLTLARGGIDRAAERREDDAWFEQAWRDPATRVLVLHRGKARVRTEVPPADGAPEPARGSAGLVLVGPHEAGDDGVRVLLAVHDDVAHVALLLRPDAEPPEAPAGADGDVRWEGLREVGAALGDLDAGLLVAAVALAHWHDAHPRCPRCGAATEPAQAGWSRRCPDDGSQHFPRSDPAVIVLVRDDDDRALLGRRAEWPDGFFSTLAGFVEAGESAELTVVREMQEEAGVLVDRLDYLGSQPWPFPSSLMLGYHARLAPGSPEPRPDGTEITEVRWFTREEMLAGCEDGTVRIPPAISIARRLVEHWYGGPLPGSWARR
- a CDS encoding dipeptidase, which produces MSTDAAASPSTAPDPAVRAYVAEHRAQLVEELSDWLRIPSISADPAHAGEVARSADWLAQRLVRAGFPTVEVWPTPGLPAVYAEWPSEDPDAPTVLVYGHHDVQPADPVELWETTPFEPLVRSTPYGEELVGRGAIDDKGQVYFHVLGLAAHLATTGRTSPAVNLKLLVEGEEESGSIHFSALLRDNRERLRCDVVVVSDTGVFSRDAISVCVGMRGMVEVEVDVKGPGGDLHSGSFGGAVPNPVTVLARMVARLHDGNGHVTLPGFYDKVVALTERERELLARLPFDEATWLVDAQSTATHGEAGFTTLERVWARPTAEVNGLWGGYTGPGGKTIIPAEAHAKLSFRLVAAQDPADVRPAFDAWLALLREEGTIPEGIEVTPRYERAGVGPFLTPLDHPALQSVTRSMQRAFDQEVLYTREGGSGPQAALASILEVPVVFLGVGLPDDRIHAPNEKGDLEFLLKGAEATAYLWSDLPATWSR